A window from Bufo bufo chromosome 1, aBufBuf1.1, whole genome shotgun sequence encodes these proteins:
- the LOC120999181 gene encoding pleckstrin homology-like domain family A member 2, translating into MASPVAIKEGDLEKRSDSFLQLWKKRRCILTADGLHLYTDSRKKGKAKILRFDSLAKLECVERKGERVYFTLVTMEGQEIDFRCRERSRWNAEITLALVGFQNRRAVQELRARKELQARDSGDRLRSWGP; encoded by the coding sequence ATGGCATCTCCTGTAGCTATTAAGGAAGGGGACCTGGAAAAGAGGAGTGACAGCTTCCTTCAGCTATGGAAGAAACGAAGATGTATCCTGACTGCTGATGGTCTACATTTGTACACAGACTCTAGAAAGAAAGGCAAAGCCAAAATTCTACGATTCGATTCTTTGGCCAAGTTAGAGTGTGTGGAAAGAAAAGGGGAACGTGTCTACTTTACCTTGGTCACCATGGAAGGACAGGAGATAGATTTTCGCTGCAGGGAACGCAGCCGATGGAACGCAGAAATCACCCTGGCCTTGGTAGGCTTCCAAAACAGAAGAGCCGTGCAAGAACTAAGAGCACGAAAAGAGCTTCAGGCCAGGGATTCAGGGGACCGTTTAAGAAGCTGGGGACCATGA